A single genomic interval of Chryseobacterium paludis harbors:
- a CDS encoding helix-turn-helix domain-containing protein has product MSNKKNASSVNSISKTSLLEDSKEHSFVIYEDFVDSAQLNSFPERSFTIVLLDHCSGDCHTNANTYKVESKQVFIHLPDEKIVWDLRRNSFGRRLLINNILMESFTLPIRHTFSSANDYISLNLDTDAYQKLSTEFNAIKKEIESSLVFPELINARARLIALIVHLLISHRYGQKVVNHNSLPHKFHALVDRHYKTEKSVAFYANELCITPNYLGILCRKQYNMSPLAFIHERILLDAKKLLHSTNMSIKEIAYSLGYENLAYFSSLFRSHTGIGPKEYRKLMQKIN; this is encoded by the coding sequence ATGAGTAATAAGAAAAATGCATCTTCTGTTAATTCAATTTCAAAAACTTCTTTATTGGAGGATTCTAAAGAACATTCTTTTGTGATTTATGAAGATTTTGTGGATTCGGCCCAACTTAATTCTTTTCCTGAAAGATCTTTTACGATTGTTTTATTGGATCATTGCTCGGGAGATTGCCATACAAATGCAAATACCTACAAGGTTGAATCAAAACAAGTATTTATTCATCTTCCGGATGAGAAGATTGTTTGGGATCTCCGTCGTAATTCTTTTGGAAGGCGGCTTTTGATCAATAATATTCTAATGGAATCATTTACTTTACCTATAAGACATACATTTTCTTCTGCTAATGACTATATAAGCCTAAATCTGGATACAGACGCTTACCAAAAACTCAGTACAGAGTTCAATGCAATAAAAAAAGAAATTGAATCCAGTTTGGTATTTCCTGAGCTAATAAATGCGAGAGCTAGACTGATTGCATTAATTGTTCATTTATTGATTTCTCACCGATATGGTCAGAAAGTAGTTAATCACAACAGTCTCCCACATAAATTTCATGCATTGGTGGATAGGCATTACAAGACGGAGAAATCCGTTGCCTTTTACGCGAATGAATTATGTATAACTCCCAATTATCTTGGAATTTTATGCAGAAAACAATATAATATGTCACCTTTAGCCTTTATTCATGAAAGGATTCTGCTAGATGCAAAAAAGCTACTTCATAGTACAAATATGTCTATCAAAGAGATTGCCTACAGCCTTGGGTATGAAAATCTTGCTTATTTTTCTTCATTATTTAGATCACATACTGGTATAGGTCCTAAAGAGTATAGAAAGTTAATGCAAAAAATTAACTAA
- a CDS encoding Dyp-type peroxidase produces MKYQAQNVTDYPNDNTYFLVWNFKPNVDVVNIFKRICALITNINNSALDRFPDSRSSCTLGISYDAWVKLSLCQPLPKELKPFNEIKGSKHTAPATPGDLHFHIRSDKKSYAYDISTIISDFLRAYADCIVEVHGFRYWDGRSILGFVDGTENPHGEDRSYFSVIDDTDPVYKGGSYLFVQKYIHNMNAWKNLSVKEQENVIGRSKENDIEMDDTSKPSNSHIALANIGDDFKIVRDNMPFGNTTTNEMGTYFLAYASTFSTIEKMLENMFVGNPPGNYDRILDFSTAKTGTLFFVPSLEMLDRFSN; encoded by the coding sequence ATGAAATATCAAGCGCAGAATGTTACAGACTATCCTAATGATAATACCTATTTCTTAGTATGGAATTTTAAACCTAATGTTGATGTAGTAAATATTTTTAAAAGAATATGTGCATTAATAACAAATATAAATAATTCTGCCCTTGATCGCTTTCCTGATTCAAGATCAAGCTGTACTTTAGGTATAAGCTATGATGCATGGGTTAAATTGAGTTTATGCCAACCACTCCCAAAAGAACTTAAACCCTTTAATGAGATTAAAGGGAGCAAGCATACCGCACCAGCTACTCCTGGAGATCTCCATTTTCATATCCGTTCCGATAAAAAAAGCTATGCCTATGACATATCGACCATTATTTCAGACTTTTTAAGAGCTTATGCCGATTGCATTGTTGAAGTACATGGTTTTCGGTACTGGGATGGAAGGTCCATACTTGGCTTTGTTGATGGCACAGAAAATCCTCACGGAGAAGACCGTAGCTATTTCTCCGTGATTGATGATACTGATCCAGTGTACAAAGGTGGCAGCTATCTTTTTGTTCAAAAATATATCCATAATATGAATGCATGGAAAAATCTTTCTGTTAAAGAACAGGAAAATGTGATTGGACGCTCAAAAGAGAATGACATTGAAATGGATGATACTTCTAAGCCATCTAACTCGCACATTGCTCTTGCCAATATTGGTGATGACTTTAAAATCGTACGGGATAATATGCCATTTGGAAATACAACAACAAATGAGATGGGTACTTATTTTTTGGCATATGCCAGTACATTTTCAACAATTGAAAAAATGCTTGAAAATATGTTCGTAGGAAATCCACCAGGGAATTATGATAGAATACTTGACTTTAGTACTGCAAAAACCGGCACCCTTTTTTTTGTTCCTTCACTGGAAATGCTAGATCGTTTTTCAAATTAG